The Eleutherodactylus coqui strain aEleCoq1 chromosome 6, aEleCoq1.hap1, whole genome shotgun sequence genome window below encodes:
- the LOC136633557 gene encoding olfactory receptor 5A2-like — MDKGNRTTMEFIFIGFSNVPELQYFLFASFLCIYSISVAAHMFLIVVYNLSSNLHTPMYFFLANFSFLEECYISTITPNMLKNLLSNHKTITFYGCAVQMYCFVLLGSTECYLLAAMAYDRYNAICHPLLYNVVMSRNACVKLIVCSGLIGFMAAIIQTFLTFSLPFCEPNKINHFYCDVPPVMALACSDTQFNEIVTFLGVLLVVVGAFLLTIVSYTRIIWTIIKYHSTAGIKKAFSTCTSHLIVVTIFYGSASIMYLRPKSTYGTNMDKFISLMYTVIAPLLNPFIYSLRNNDVKYAVRKMMHNIKIG, encoded by the coding sequence ATGGATAAAGGAAACCGTACAACAATGGAATTTATATTTATAGGATTTTCCAATGTCCCGGAATTGCAGTATTTCTTATTTGCTTCATTTCTTTGTATCTATAGTATATCTGTAGCCGCTCATATGTTTTTAATTGTCGTCTATAACCTCAGTTCAAACCTTCATACTCCTATGTACTTTTTTCTCGCCAACTTCTCATTTTTAGAAGAATGTTACATTTCAACGATTACACCCAACATGTTAAAAAATCTCCTATCAAATCATAAAACCATCACTTTCTATGGCTGTGCCGTGCAAATGTACTGCTTTGTGTTATTGGGATCTACAGAGTGCTACTTGCTGGCAGCCATGGCTTATGACCGATATAACGCCATATGTCATCCATTATTATATAATGTGGTTATGAGTAGAAATGCTTGTGTTAAGCTTATCGTGTGCTCAGGGCTCATTGGTTTCATGGCTGCCATAATACAAACGTTTCTTACATTCTCCTTACCTTTTTGCGAACCCAATAAAATCAACCATTTCTACTGTGACGTTCCACCTGTAATGGCGTTGGCATGTAGTGACACACAGTTTAATGAAATTGTCACTTTTTTAGGTGTCCTACTAGTTGTTGTAGGTGCTTTTCTATTAACAATTGTTTCATATACACGGATCATTTGGACAATTATAAAGTACCATTCCACAGCAGGGATTAAGAAAGCTTTCTCCACCTGCACCTCTCACCTCATAGTGGTGACTATTTTTTATGGATCCGCTAGTATAATGTATTTGAGGCCTAAGTCAACTTATGGTACAAATATGGATAAGTTTATATCACTCATGTATACTGTTATTGCACCATTGTTAAATCCCTTTATTTACAGTTTAAGAAATAATGATGTGAAATATGCTGTAAGAAAAATGATGCACAACATAAAAATAGGTTAG
- the LOC136633556 gene encoding olfactory receptor 5A2-like yields MAEGNRTTMEFIFISFSNVPELQYFLFTLFLCIYCISVAAHMFLIVVYNLSSNLHTPMYFFLANFSFLEECYISTITPNMLKNLLSNHKSITFYGCAVQMYCFLLFASTECYLLAAMAYDRYNAICHPLLYNVIMSRNACIKLIVSSWLIGLMVAIIQTFLTFSLLFCGPNKINHFYCDIQPIMALACTDTQFNEIVTFIIVLPLVVGAFLLTIVSYTQIIWTIIKYHSAAGVKKAFSTCTSHLIVVTIFYGPASIMYLRPKSTYGTDMDKFISLMYTVIAPLLNPFIYSLRNNDVKYAVRKMMHNIKIG; encoded by the coding sequence ATGGCTGAAGGAAACCGTACAACCATGGAATTTATTTTTATATCATTTTCCAATGTTCCGGAATTGCAGTATTTCCTATTTACTTTATTTCTTTGTATCTATTGTATATCTGTAGCCGCACATATGTTTCTAATTGTCGTCTATAACCTCAGTTCAAACCTTCATACtcctatgtatttttttcttgccAACTTCTCATTTTTAGAAGAATGTTACATCTCAACGATTACACCTAACATGTTAAAAAATCTCCTATCAAATCATAAAAGCATCACTTTCTATGGCTGTGCCGTGCAAATGTACTGTTTTTTGTTATTCGCATCTACAGAATGCTACTTGCTGGCAGCCATGGCTTATGACCGATATAACGCCATATGTCATCCATTATTATATAACGTGATTATGAGTAGAAATGCTTGTATTAAGCTTATAGTGAGCTCATGGCTCATTGGTTTGATGGTTGCCATAATACAGACATTTCTTACATTCTCCTTACTTTTTTGCGGACCCAATAAAATCAACCATTTTTACTGTGACATTCAACCTATAATGGCGTTGGCATGTACTGACACACAGTTTAATGAAATTGTCACTTTTATAATTGTCCTACCACTGGTTGTAGGTGCTTTCCTATTAACAATTGTTTCATATACACAGATCATTTGGACAATTATAAAGTACCATTCCGCAGCAGGAGTTAagaaagccttctccacctgcacCTCTCACCTCATAGTGGTGACTATATTTTATGGACCCGCTAGTATAATGTATTTGAGGCCTAAGTCAACTTATGGTACAGATATGGACAAGTTTATATCACTCATGTATACTGTTATTGCACCATTGTTAAATCCCTTTATTTACAGTTTAAGAAATAATGATGTGAAATATGCTGTAAGAAAAATGATGCACAACATAAAAATAGGTTAG